In Arthrobacter sp. SLBN-112, a genomic segment contains:
- a CDS encoding Ig-like domain-containing protein — protein MEPEVKPRRRGSVTKILAVAAVCVLAAVGGVFAAVAPGLAGGPLESEAASALRTAPGIASPVVPPVTLDAAPANGAKQVNPAAPVSLKVANGTIQRVTLTSTAGKIVEGSIDPNGTAWSASGPLEFNTDYSYTYVVKDSAGRETSTTQAFNTVSSSHEADAAIYPLNGMKVGVGQPLQIIFSEPVVNRDAVEKAIKITTTAGQGGAFHWYSDTMVRYRPENFWAANSTITMDMQLFGVDLGNGQIANFNKKVNVSIGDKKVAVADATAHTFTLSINDQPVKTLPVSMGDKRFPSAKGYAVLMEKNRFDHFRASTIGLKPGDPAYYGEADVEYTIRLTLSGAYIHQALESAYPYIGNTNVSHGCIGFLPDGAAWVFDNMGTGDVVQIINTEGDYAANTDGYGDWNIPWNEYAN, from the coding sequence ATGGAGCCTGAGGTAAAGCCCCGCCGCCGGGGGAGCGTAACGAAGATTCTCGCCGTCGCTGCCGTGTGTGTCCTGGCTGCCGTGGGCGGGGTTTTCGCCGCCGTCGCACCGGGCCTTGCAGGCGGTCCGCTCGAATCGGAAGCCGCCTCCGCACTGCGGACCGCGCCCGGCATCGCTTCCCCCGTGGTGCCTCCGGTGACGCTGGATGCGGCACCGGCCAACGGCGCCAAGCAGGTCAACCCTGCGGCACCGGTTTCCCTCAAAGTGGCCAACGGGACCATCCAGCGCGTTACCCTCACCAGCACCGCCGGGAAGATCGTCGAGGGCAGCATTGACCCCAACGGCACGGCATGGTCCGCTTCCGGCCCGCTGGAGTTCAACACCGACTACAGCTACACCTACGTGGTCAAGGACTCGGCCGGACGCGAAACCAGCACCACCCAGGCCTTCAACACAGTCTCCAGCTCGCATGAGGCGGACGCCGCCATCTACCCGCTCAACGGCATGAAGGTAGGCGTAGGACAGCCCCTGCAGATCATTTTCAGCGAGCCGGTGGTCAACCGCGACGCCGTGGAAAAGGCCATCAAAATCACCACCACGGCGGGCCAGGGCGGTGCTTTCCACTGGTACAGCGACACCATGGTCCGGTACCGGCCAGAAAACTTCTGGGCGGCCAACTCCACCATCACCATGGACATGCAGCTCTTCGGTGTCGACCTGGGCAACGGCCAGATCGCGAACTTCAACAAAAAGGTCAACGTCTCGATCGGCGACAAGAAAGTGGCGGTCGCTGACGCCACCGCCCACACGTTCACGCTCAGCATCAACGACCAACCCGTCAAGACCTTGCCGGTCAGTATGGGGGACAAGCGGTTCCCTTCGGCCAAGGGATACGCGGTGCTGATGGAAAAGAACCGGTTCGACCACTTCCGTGCCTCCACCATCGGCCTGAAACCCGGTGACCCCGCCTACTACGGTGAAGCCGACGTCGAATACACCATTCGCCTCACCCTGAGCGGCGCCTACATCCACCAGGCACTTGAATCCGCCTACCCCTATATCGGAAACACCAACGTCTCCCACGGCTGCATCGGATTCCTGCCGGACGGCGCAGCCTGGGTGTTCGACAATATGGGAACCGGAGACGTGGTCCAGATCATCAACACTGAGGGCGATTACGCGGCCAACACCGACGGCTATGGCGACTGGAACATCCCGTGGAACGAGTACGCCAACTGA
- the ahcY gene encoding adenosylhomocysteinase, translating into MTFEYKVADISLAEAGRHQIRLAEHEMPGLMSLREEFGPTQPLKGARIAGSLHMTVQTAVLIETLTALGAEVRWASCNIFSTQDEAAAAVVVGNGTVEDPQGVPVFAWKGETLEEYWWTAEQILTWPGAESNPELGPNMILDDGGDATMLVHKGVEFEAAGNVPSADPEDSEEYGIFLEVLRRSLAADPKKWTRTAATIKGVSEETTTGVHRLYQLADQGKLLFPAINVNDSVTKSKFDNKYGIRHSLPDGINRATDVLMGGKVAVVCGYGDVGKGAAEALRGQGSRVIVTEIDPICALQAAMDGYQVAKLESVLAKGDIFITTTGNKDVIMAGHMTGMKNKAIVGNIGHFDNEIDIAGLARVPGVKKVEIKPQVHEWVFDAGSDAERSIIVLSEGRLLNLGNATGHPSFVMSNSFANQTIAQIELWTKKDQDEYGNKVYVLPKVLDEKVARLHLDALGVELTELTKDQAEYLDIDAAGPYKPEHYRY; encoded by the coding sequence ATGACTTTTGAGTACAAAGTTGCCGACATTTCCCTGGCGGAAGCCGGACGGCACCAGATCCGCCTGGCGGAGCACGAAATGCCCGGCCTGATGTCCTTGCGCGAAGAGTTTGGACCGACGCAGCCGCTCAAGGGTGCCCGGATCGCCGGCTCCCTGCACATGACGGTGCAGACGGCGGTGCTGATCGAGACGCTCACCGCGCTGGGCGCGGAGGTCCGCTGGGCCTCCTGCAACATCTTCTCCACCCAGGACGAGGCCGCAGCGGCAGTAGTTGTGGGCAACGGCACCGTTGAAGACCCTCAGGGCGTGCCCGTGTTCGCCTGGAAGGGCGAGACCCTCGAAGAGTACTGGTGGACGGCCGAACAGATCCTCACCTGGCCCGGTGCCGAGTCCAACCCCGAGCTGGGTCCCAACATGATCCTGGACGACGGCGGCGACGCCACAATGCTGGTCCACAAGGGCGTTGAGTTCGAGGCCGCGGGCAATGTCCCCTCCGCCGACCCCGAAGACTCCGAGGAGTACGGCATCTTCCTTGAGGTGCTCCGCCGCTCCCTCGCTGCGGACCCGAAGAAGTGGACCCGCACGGCGGCCACCATCAAGGGCGTCAGCGAAGAAACCACCACCGGCGTCCACCGCCTGTACCAGCTCGCGGACCAGGGCAAGCTGCTGTTCCCGGCCATCAACGTCAATGACTCCGTCACCAAGAGCAAGTTCGACAACAAGTACGGCATCCGCCACTCCCTGCCTGACGGCATCAACCGTGCCACCGACGTGCTCATGGGCGGCAAGGTCGCCGTCGTCTGCGGTTACGGCGACGTCGGCAAGGGTGCCGCGGAGGCCCTCCGCGGCCAGGGCTCACGGGTAATCGTCACCGAGATCGATCCCATCTGCGCGCTGCAGGCAGCCATGGACGGCTACCAGGTGGCCAAGCTGGAATCGGTCCTGGCCAAGGGTGACATCTTCATCACCACCACGGGCAACAAAGATGTCATCATGGCCGGGCACATGACGGGCATGAAGAACAAGGCCATCGTGGGCAACATCGGCCACTTCGACAACGAAATCGACATTGCCGGGCTGGCCCGCGTTCCCGGCGTGAAGAAGGTTGAGATCAAGCCGCAGGTCCACGAATGGGTCTTCGATGCCGGCAGCGATGCCGAGCGCTCCATCATCGTGCTCTCCGAAGGCCGGCTCCTCAACCTGGGCAACGCCACGGGCCACCCGTCCTTCGTGATGAGCAACTCCTTCGCCAACCAGACCATCGCGCAGATCGAGCTGTGGACCAAGAAGGACCAGGACGAGTACGGGAACAAGGTGTACGTCCTGCCCAAGGTCCTGGACGAAAAGGTGGCGCGCCTGCACCTGGACGCCCTGGGCGTGGAGCTTACCGAGCTGACCAAGGACCAGGCTGAATACCTGGACATCGACGCAGCCGGCCCCTACAAGCCTGAGCACTATCGTTACTGA
- a CDS encoding RDD family protein yields MSPIITGEAVVLELRPATFAARALGLVIDVVFHVVLLVGFMFGLAAAGKGLDEAAARALALAAAVFCLVVVPVGVETLSRGRSLGKLATGLRVVREDGGSIRFRHALIRGLTGFLEIYLTFGGLACAVALFNDKSRRLGDMLAGTYAVRSRVPADEAIRVFVPPHLQPWAGAADIGRIPDATARRAAQFIRQAGRMAPQSRAGMASAIAAELSAHVSPAPPPGTGPDDFLAAVVAERRNREFTRLSESRHRNTEVGQRLQRLPFSN; encoded by the coding sequence GTGAGTCCGATCATCACCGGCGAGGCAGTCGTACTCGAACTTCGTCCGGCCACCTTCGCCGCCCGCGCACTGGGCCTGGTCATCGACGTCGTTTTCCATGTGGTCCTGCTGGTGGGATTCATGTTTGGCCTGGCGGCCGCCGGCAAAGGCCTGGATGAGGCCGCCGCGCGTGCCCTGGCCCTGGCCGCAGCGGTGTTCTGCCTCGTCGTCGTGCCGGTGGGCGTCGAGACACTGAGCCGGGGCAGGTCGCTGGGCAAGCTGGCCACCGGGCTGAGGGTTGTCCGCGAGGACGGCGGCAGTATCAGGTTCCGGCACGCCTTGATCCGGGGGCTTACCGGATTCCTCGAAATCTACCTGACGTTCGGCGGCCTGGCGTGTGCCGTAGCGCTTTTCAATGACAAATCCCGGCGGCTGGGCGACATGTTGGCCGGCACCTACGCGGTCCGCAGCCGGGTGCCCGCCGACGAGGCAATCCGCGTGTTCGTGCCGCCCCACCTGCAACCCTGGGCAGGGGCCGCGGACATTGGCCGGATCCCGGACGCCACGGCGCGCAGGGCCGCGCAGTTCATCCGCCAGGCCGGCCGGATGGCACCGCAGTCCAGGGCGGGGATGGCCTCGGCGATCGCCGCTGAACTGTCGGCGCACGTATCACCTGCCCCGCCGCCGGGGACCGGGCCTGACGACTTCCTCGCCGCCGTCGTGGCAGAACGGCGGAACCGGGAATTCACCAGGCTTTCAGAGTCGCGCCACCGGAATACCGAGGTGGGTCAACGGCTCCAGCGGCTCCCGTTCAGCAACTGA
- a CDS encoding metallopeptidase family protein: protein MQSSNHESGFSVRLADPDATAAPGMETTGRSFMRRRRNRHGRGLRGEVMLPTHPGYRTRGDRFDDLVLDSAQRLHDIWGKTLDGVRFGVDEIPADLEQLAANGTTPPMGAYSPAAGGDGPMITVYRRVVEQACSSVEELQDLVHDVVVEHTAEMLGVAPETLDPVYRRRY, encoded by the coding sequence ATGCAGTCATCGAACCATGAATCAGGTTTTTCGGTCCGGTTGGCTGACCCGGATGCCACGGCCGCGCCGGGCATGGAAACCACCGGCAGAAGCTTTATGCGGCGGCGCCGGAACCGCCACGGACGCGGCCTCCGCGGCGAAGTGATGCTCCCCACCCACCCCGGTTACCGGACCCGCGGCGACCGCTTCGACGACCTGGTGCTGGACTCCGCGCAGCGGCTCCATGACATCTGGGGCAAGACCCTTGACGGCGTCAGGTTCGGCGTCGACGAAATTCCGGCGGACCTCGAACAGTTGGCTGCCAACGGCACGACGCCGCCCATGGGGGCCTACAGTCCCGCCGCCGGTGGGGATGGCCCCATGATTACCGTGTACCGCCGCGTTGTTGAGCAGGCATGCTCCAGCGTCGAAGAGCTCCAGGACCTGGTCCACGACGTCGTGGTGGAGCACACGGCTGAAATGCTCGGGGTGGCACCGGAGACCCTGGACCCAGTTTACCGACGCCGCTACTGA
- a CDS encoding DUF3499 domain-containing protein, whose product MGVVCDVVGAIRQCSRSACRQSAVATLTYVYADSTAVLGPLATYAEPHCYDLCEQHADSLTVPRGWEVLRLAMPSTPQQPGPDDLLALANAVRDAAARPSEPQPSAQRGPHSALEAPAGTEGTRRGHLRVLREPS is encoded by the coding sequence ATGGGGGTAGTCTGTGATGTCGTGGGAGCTATCCGTCAGTGTTCAAGGTCCGCCTGCCGCCAGTCGGCGGTAGCCACCTTGACGTACGTGTATGCGGACTCCACCGCCGTCCTGGGGCCGCTGGCCACCTATGCCGAGCCGCACTGCTACGACCTCTGTGAACAGCACGCGGACTCGCTGACGGTTCCGCGTGGCTGGGAAGTGTTGCGGCTGGCCATGCCTTCCACCCCGCAGCAGCCCGGGCCGGATGACCTCCTGGCGCTCGCAAACGCCGTCCGGGATGCCGCGGCGCGCCCCTCGGAGCCTCAGCCGTCCGCCCAGCGCGGCCCCCATTCCGCCCTCGAAGCGCCGGCAGGAACCGAAGGGACCCGGCGGGGGCACCTGCGGGTCCTTCGGGAACCTTCCTGA
- a CDS encoding TIGR01906 family membrane protein gives MNDETPARAKSDAPQAEPLLDSSGDSDEPAFSWLAPAGGKNSGREEAVEETKAPQPDSRAGRRAAETAVGSSSAGSSGAGTPAAGSTPEAAGTSADETRGSAGSQVFKEPLPTSALHVRPPEEEVERRNAQRESAANAKPVAPRVMQVLLAIISPVILLILAVRAVTSPLFLWVEYNRPGFPGDGYGFSTDDRMTYGSYAVDYLSNWAGPRYLGDLVQRGGEKLFKDGEVSHMADVKVVILSTFGAGTALLILALIAILYLRKRSTGGIRRALFAGSIITLVLILGLGTLAALGWQQFFTEFHRIFFADGSWTFSLDDTLIRLFPSQFWIDAGIGIGGMVLLASIITLVLTWPTRRRRGIVREETSAAAEPATVDQP, from the coding sequence GTGAACGACGAAACACCGGCCCGCGCCAAAAGCGATGCGCCGCAGGCGGAACCACTCCTGGACAGCTCCGGGGATTCCGACGAGCCCGCGTTTTCCTGGCTGGCGCCCGCCGGCGGCAAGAACTCCGGCCGGGAAGAAGCCGTGGAAGAAACCAAAGCACCGCAGCCTGACAGCAGGGCCGGCCGCAGGGCGGCGGAAACCGCCGTCGGCTCCTCAAGCGCCGGATCGTCAGGGGCCGGGACCCCGGCCGCCGGGTCCACGCCGGAAGCTGCCGGCACCTCCGCGGATGAGACCCGCGGAAGCGCCGGCTCGCAGGTCTTCAAGGAGCCACTGCCCACCTCCGCACTGCATGTCCGCCCGCCCGAGGAAGAGGTGGAGCGCCGCAACGCCCAGCGTGAAAGCGCCGCCAACGCCAAGCCCGTGGCGCCCCGCGTCATGCAGGTCCTGCTGGCCATCATCTCTCCCGTGATCCTCCTCATCCTGGCCGTCCGGGCCGTGACCAGCCCGCTCTTCCTGTGGGTGGAGTACAACCGTCCCGGCTTCCCCGGCGACGGATACGGCTTCAGCACCGACGACAGGATGACCTACGGTTCCTATGCCGTGGACTACCTGAGTAATTGGGCCGGCCCGCGGTACCTGGGAGACCTGGTGCAGCGCGGCGGCGAAAAGCTCTTCAAGGACGGCGAAGTCAGCCACATGGCGGACGTCAAGGTGGTCATCCTCTCCACCTTCGGCGCCGGCACAGCGCTGCTCATCCTCGCCCTGATCGCCATCTTGTACCTCCGCAAGCGCAGCACCGGTGGGATCCGGCGCGCCCTCTTCGCCGGTTCGATCATCACCCTGGTGCTCATCCTGGGCCTGGGCACGCTGGCGGCCCTGGGCTGGCAGCAGTTCTTCACCGAATTCCACCGGATCTTCTTTGCCGACGGGTCCTGGACCTTCAGCCTGGACGACACCCTGATCCGGTTGTTCCCGAGCCAATTCTGGATTGATGCCGGCATCGGAATCGGCGGCATGGTGCTCCTGGCGTCCATCATTACGCTGGTGCTGACCTGGCCGACCCGCCGCCGTCGCGGTATTGTCCGGGAAGAAACAAGCGCCGCCGCGGAACCGGCAACGGTGGATCAGCCGTAG